In the Streptomyces sp. f51 genome, one interval contains:
- a CDS encoding helix-turn-helix transcriptional regulator → MATESAHGEGAELGRYLRARRNQTSPEHVGLTVGAGIRRTPGLRREELATLAGISIDYYVRLERGKETRPSPAVLDSLARALRMDDQEHQHLRELAARAARYAPEPPPAPSRTVRPHLKLLLESLRPNPAYVISRSMDVLAWNPGGLALYAGLEDWPLKHRNLARYLFLHPAARDLFPDWDRQITGCVARLRAVAGTAPDAPDLTHLVGELLLKSPDFAGLWERYEVTGRKPTQKIFQHPQVGTVTLTSQSLHVEGTPGQRIGVYTAEPGSPDHDALLLLDMSAPRPAERPAAAPEARDRRS, encoded by the coding sequence ATGGCAACCGAGAGCGCGCACGGCGAGGGCGCCGAGCTGGGCCGCTACCTGCGCGCCCGCCGCAACCAGACCAGCCCCGAACACGTCGGCCTCACCGTCGGCGCCGGGATCCGCCGCACCCCCGGTCTGCGCCGCGAGGAACTGGCCACCCTCGCCGGCATCAGCATCGACTACTACGTACGCCTGGAGCGCGGCAAGGAGACCCGCCCCAGCCCCGCCGTCCTCGACTCCCTCGCCCGTGCCCTGCGCATGGACGACCAGGAACACCAGCACCTGCGCGAACTCGCCGCCCGCGCGGCCCGCTACGCACCCGAACCGCCCCCGGCGCCGAGCCGCACCGTGCGCCCCCATCTGAAGCTGCTGCTGGAGTCACTGCGCCCCAACCCCGCCTACGTGATCAGCCGCAGCATGGACGTGCTGGCCTGGAACCCCGGCGGCCTCGCCCTGTACGCGGGCCTGGAGGACTGGCCGCTCAAGCACCGCAACCTCGCCCGCTACCTCTTCCTCCACCCGGCGGCACGTGACCTGTTCCCGGACTGGGACCGCCAGATCACCGGCTGCGTCGCCCGGCTGCGCGCCGTCGCCGGCACCGCCCCCGACGCCCCCGACCTCACCCACCTCGTCGGTGAACTGCTCCTGAAGAGCCCGGACTTCGCGGGCCTGTGGGAACGCTACGAGGTCACCGGCCGCAAGCCCACACAGAAGATCTTCCAGCACCCGCAGGTCGGAACGGTCACCCTCACCTCGCAGTCCCTGCATGTCGAGGGCACCCCGGGCCAGCGAATCGGCGTCTACACCGCCGAACCCGGGAGCCCCGACCACGACGCCCTGCTCCTCCTCGACATGAGCGCACCCCGGCCCGCCGAACGCCCGGCGGCCGCTCCCGAGGCACGCGACCGGCGGTCGTAG
- a CDS encoding aldo/keto reductase, whose amino-acid sequence MRYIKLRDLEVSRIGLGAMGMSHGYTGAGSDDAESIRTLHRALELGVTLIDTAEIYGPYVNEELLGRALKGHREQVVLATKFGLVSHAGEGAWNLDSGPANIRTAVEGSLKRLGTDHIDLYYQHRVDPNTPIEETAGAVGELITEGKVRAFGLSEAGPDTIRRAHAVQPVTAVQSEYSLWTRGIEERILPVLRELNIGLVPFSPLGRGFLTGTVRSTDAFDEDDFRRGNPRFTGENFRRNLALADEVKALAGEVGATPAQVALAWLLAQGDDIAPIPGTKRVGRVEENTAADAVTLTAEQLDTLSAMPPAAGDTHNAAQARMLER is encoded by the coding sequence ATGCGGTACATCAAGCTGCGTGACCTGGAAGTCTCCCGGATCGGCCTGGGCGCCATGGGCATGTCCCACGGCTACACCGGTGCGGGCAGCGACGACGCGGAGTCGATCAGGACCCTGCACCGGGCCCTGGAGCTGGGCGTCACGCTGATCGACACCGCCGAGATCTACGGCCCCTACGTCAACGAGGAGCTGCTGGGCCGGGCGCTGAAGGGACACCGGGAGCAGGTGGTGCTGGCCACCAAGTTCGGTCTGGTCTCCCACGCGGGCGAGGGCGCCTGGAACCTGGACTCCGGCCCGGCCAACATCCGTACGGCCGTGGAGGGCTCCCTCAAGCGGCTGGGCACCGACCACATCGACCTGTACTACCAGCACCGGGTCGACCCGAACACACCGATCGAGGAGACCGCAGGGGCCGTCGGCGAGCTGATCACCGAGGGCAAGGTCCGGGCCTTCGGGCTCTCCGAGGCGGGCCCCGACACGATCCGCCGCGCCCACGCCGTCCAGCCGGTCACGGCGGTCCAGTCCGAGTACTCGCTGTGGACGCGGGGTATCGAGGAGCGGATTCTGCCCGTGCTGCGCGAGCTGAACATCGGCCTCGTGCCGTTCTCCCCGCTCGGACGCGGCTTCCTGACCGGCACGGTCCGCTCCACCGACGCGTTCGACGAGGACGACTTCCGCCGCGGCAACCCCCGCTTCACCGGCGAGAACTTCCGGCGCAATCTCGCGCTCGCCGACGAGGTCAAGGCCCTGGCCGGCGAGGTCGGCGCCACTCCCGCGCAGGTCGCGCTGGCCTGGCTGCTCGCCCAGGGCGACGACATCGCCCCGATTCCCGGCACCAAGCGTGTCGGCCGGGTCGAGGAGAACACGGCCGCCGACGCCGTCACGCTGACCGCCGAGCAGCTCGACACGCTCAGCGCCATGCCGCCCGCCGCCGGTGACACCCACAACGCGGCCCAGGCGCGGATGCTCGAACGCTGA
- a CDS encoding VOC family protein, translating into MSTIQPVILTAHHDVLLGFYTKLFGAEEIFRVPEEGPVFYVGLRIGDTDLGLVAKEEAGTAAAPRMLLSIAVDDVDEALGRVTALGGSVTGGPNDMPWGQRVAHVQDPDGNPVNLTQPIPAG; encoded by the coding sequence ATGTCCACCATCCAGCCGGTGATCCTGACCGCCCACCACGACGTTCTGCTCGGCTTCTACACGAAACTGTTCGGCGCAGAAGAGATCTTCCGGGTCCCGGAGGAGGGCCCCGTCTTCTACGTCGGTCTGCGCATCGGCGACACCGACCTCGGGCTCGTGGCCAAGGAGGAAGCGGGGACCGCGGCGGCGCCGCGGATGCTGCTCAGCATCGCCGTCGACGACGTCGACGAGGCGCTCGGCCGGGTGACCGCGCTCGGCGGCTCGGTCACCGGCGGCCCGAACGACATGCCGTGGGGGCAGCGCGTCGCCCATGTCCAGGACCCCGACGGCAACCCGGTGAACCTGACCCAGCCGATCCCGGCCGGGTGA